A genomic stretch from Colwellia sp. Arc7-635 includes:
- a CDS encoding DUF3450 domain-containing protein yields the protein MSKLSKKSLIASTIIGALAFSASNFAAADVLTDLQKAEAQIFKASNKSQNKISNIYEQTQDLLAEYRNTVDEGDVLRGYNDHVQLMVDDQNANIKSLETQIAGIDKTKQGVVPLMYKMIDTLEKFVDLDVPMNIDARKDRIAGLRDVMGDSDVSVSEQFRLVLEAYEIEANYGTVFAAYQAELDLGDRMVTADFVHMGRVSFVAQSLDMKNAWVWNNDKRSWDELGDEYLKPITDAIRMARNQLPKDLTKLPVFAAGAK from the coding sequence ATGTCCAAATTAAGCAAGAAAAGCCTTATCGCATCGACGATAATTGGCGCACTAGCATTTTCAGCAAGCAACTTTGCGGCTGCAGATGTATTAACAGATCTACAAAAAGCAGAAGCTCAAATATTTAAAGCTTCTAATAAGTCACAAAACAAAATCAGTAATATCTACGAACAAACTCAAGATCTACTAGCAGAGTATCGTAATACTGTTGATGAAGGTGATGTACTTAGAGGTTATAACGATCATGTTCAACTTATGGTTGATGATCAAAACGCTAATATCAAATCATTAGAAACACAAATTGCTGGTATAGATAAAACTAAGCAAGGCGTTGTACCTCTAATGTACAAGATGATTGACACGTTAGAAAAGTTTGTTGACCTTGATGTTCCTATGAACATTGATGCACGTAAAGACCGTATTGCTGGTTTACGTGATGTAATGGGCGATTCGGATGTTTCTGTATCTGAACAATTTCGTTTAGTACTTGAAGCATATGAAATTGAAGCAAACTACGGTACTGTTTTTGCTGCTTACCAAGCAGAGCTTGATCTAGGTGACCGCATGGTTACTGCTGATTTCGTTCATATGGGACGTGTTTCTTTTGTTGCACAATCTCTTGATATGAAAAATGCTTGGGTTTGGAATAACGATAAACGTTCTTGGGATGAATTAGGTGACGAATATTTGAAACCTATTACTGATGCAATTCGTATGGCTAGAAATCAATTACCTAAAGATTTAACTAAGTTACCAGTATTTGCAGCAGGAGCGAAATAA
- a CDS encoding MotA/TolQ/ExbB proton channel family protein, whose amino-acid sequence MKKAINFLLLAASMTVATSASANQLDDLLKQVKSDRISEAKIDKKREAEFTSARADKQALLNKASKELANQQARNKRLTKEYADNEIKLAQKAVELDNAQGTLGEMFGVSRAAAANAYGAIATSIVSAEYPGRGEVLNKIANSKAIPELEQLEELWFALQTEMTQSGEISKFTAEITNLDGSKSTESVVRIGTFNLVSANGFLTYNDEVGQVQPLAKQPAGYISGTASSFFDETSGYAPLYVDPSRGAILTLETRKKTLMQFYHEGQEVGYAITVLLIIGLLIALERMIVLGNMSSKIRNQEKNLDKPNENNPLGRLLKVYFDNKAVDAETLELKLDEAILRETPKVDRGINLIKMFAAIAPLMGLLGTVIGMIMTFQTIMLFGTGDPKIMAGNISLALVTTALGLICALPLILIHSIVAGKSKSVLQKLDEQSAGLIAAIAEKESK is encoded by the coding sequence ATGAAAAAAGCTATTAATTTTCTTTTACTTGCTGCTTCAATGACCGTAGCAACCTCAGCATCAGCTAATCAGTTAGATGACTTATTAAAACAAGTCAAAAGTGACCGTATTTCTGAAGCTAAAATTGATAAAAAACGTGAAGCGGAATTTACTTCTGCTCGTGCTGACAAGCAAGCTTTATTAAACAAAGCAAGCAAAGAGTTAGCAAACCAACAAGCACGTAATAAACGTTTAACTAAAGAGTATGCGGATAACGAGATTAAACTAGCGCAAAAAGCGGTAGAACTTGATAACGCCCAAGGTACTTTAGGTGAAATGTTTGGTGTAAGTCGTGCAGCAGCAGCTAACGCATACGGTGCAATTGCAACGTCTATCGTTTCAGCTGAATACCCAGGACGAGGTGAAGTTTTAAACAAAATCGCTAATTCTAAAGCGATTCCTGAGCTTGAGCAACTTGAAGAGTTATGGTTTGCTTTACAAACTGAAATGACTCAATCAGGTGAGATTTCTAAGTTTACAGCAGAAATCACAAACTTAGATGGTTCTAAATCTACTGAGTCAGTGGTTCGTATCGGTACGTTTAACTTAGTATCTGCTAATGGCTTCTTAACTTACAACGATGAAGTTGGACAAGTTCAACCACTAGCTAAGCAACCAGCTGGTTACATTTCTGGTACAGCATCGTCTTTCTTTGATGAAACGTCTGGTTATGCACCTTTATATGTGGATCCATCTCGTGGTGCTATATTAACGCTTGAAACACGTAAGAAAACGTTAATGCAGTTCTATCATGAAGGTCAAGAAGTTGGTTATGCAATTACTGTGTTACTAATTATCGGTCTTCTTATTGCTTTAGAACGTATGATTGTTCTAGGTAACATGAGCTCTAAAATCCGCAATCAAGAGAAGAACCTTGATAAGCCAAACGAAAACAATCCTCTTGGCCGCTTGTTAAAAGTTTACTTTGACAACAAAGCTGTAGATGCAGAAACACTTGAACTTAAACTTGATGAAGCAATTTTACGTGAAACTCCTAAAGTTGACCGTGGTATTAACTTAATCAAAATGTTCGCTGCTATTGCACCGCTAATGGGTTTATTAGGTACAGTAATCGGTATGATTATGACCTTCCAAACTATTATGTTGTTTGGTACTGGTGACCCGAAAATTATGGCGGGTAACATCTCACTAGCACTTGTAACAACAGCTTTAGGTTTGATTTGTGCATTACCACTAATCTTAATCCACAGCATTGTTGCTGGTAAGAGTAAATCTGTACTACAGAAATTAGACGAGCAAAGCGCTGGTTTAATCGCTGCAATTGCAGAGAAGGAGTCTAAATAA
- a CDS encoding MotA/TolQ/ExbB proton channel family protein — protein MLFLIELWESVRSFIATGGDVLYFVAFALLLMWILMIERYWFLSKNYPTMKDDIVRRWDAREDTTSWYAHRIRETWISEATALLEQNMLTIRTLVAMCPLIGLLGTVTGMIGVFEVMAQQGTGNPRLMASGISMATIPTMAGMVAALSGVFFSSRLDAKVKLAKAKLVDSLPHH, from the coding sequence ATGTTATTCCTGATAGAGCTTTGGGAATCTGTCAGGAGTTTTATTGCGACAGGTGGCGATGTACTATATTTCGTAGCCTTCGCTCTCTTATTGATGTGGATATTAATGATAGAACGCTACTGGTTCTTATCTAAAAATTATCCAACAATGAAAGACGATATTGTCCGACGTTGGGATGCGAGAGAAGATACAACTTCTTGGTATGCACATCGAATTAGAGAAACTTGGATCTCCGAAGCGACAGCACTATTAGAGCAAAATATGCTCACAATTAGAACCTTGGTGGCAATGTGTCCACTAATTGGTTTACTTGGTACCGTAACCGGCATGATCGGTGTGTTTGAAGTAATGGCACAACAAGGTACTGGTAATCCGCGTCTGATGGCGTCTGGTATATCAATGGCAACAATTCCGACAATGGCGGGTATGGTTGCAGCATTATCAGGTGTGTTTTTCAGTTCAAGGTTAGACGCTAAAGTTAAACTAGCAAAGGCTAAACTGGTTGACAGTTTACCTCATCACTAG
- a CDS encoding biopolymer transporter ExbD has translation MARKRIREDEEAAIDMTPMLDIVFIMLIFFIVTTSFVKEAGIEVNKPKATNQSKQKSANIFIAVKDNGEIWLDKRRVDIERVAANIEKILAEQPTDVVIIQADKDAKHGVVVKVMDAIKEAGIDRISIAAAKG, from the coding sequence ATGGCACGTAAACGTATTCGTGAAGACGAAGAAGCAGCAATAGATATGACACCGATGCTCGACATCGTATTCATTATGTTGATTTTCTTTATCGTAACTACTTCTTTTGTAAAAGAAGCTGGTATTGAAGTTAATAAACCTAAAGCGACAAATCAATCGAAACAAAAATCAGCTAACATCTTTATAGCAGTTAAAGACAACGGTGAAATTTGGTTAGATAAACGTCGTGTAGATATCGAACGTGTAGCGGCTAACATTGAAAAAATATTAGCTGAGCAACCAACTGATGTTGTAATCATTCAAGCTGACAAAGACGCAAAACATGGCGTTGTTGTTAAAGTAATGGATGCAATCAAAGAAGCGGGCATAGACAGAATTTCTATCGCTGCTGCTAAGGGGTAG
- a CDS encoding energy transducer TonB encodes MVRFLVSILLGATVTFALFSFMAFLVSSGDSNKEEQLENIVVEVNTTPPKSAAERRQRVPPPPPPPPKTPPKPEAPEPEASNNTGGLSFNMPGVQLAGANAGMSAPGAGFGRDGDATPIVRIEPKYPIQAARDGKEGWVILSFTINQIGGVEDVTVIDAQPKRIFDKEAKRALRKWKYKPKVVDGKAMKQPGLTVQLDFNMSGGN; translated from the coding sequence ATGGTTCGCTTTTTAGTATCTATACTACTAGGCGCGACAGTAACTTTTGCATTATTTTCTTTTATGGCATTCCTTGTTTCTAGCGGTGATAGTAACAAAGAAGAGCAATTAGAGAATATTGTTGTTGAAGTTAATACGACGCCACCTAAGTCAGCTGCAGAACGCCGTCAACGTGTTCCGCCACCGCCGCCGCCGCCGCCTAAAACGCCGCCTAAGCCAGAGGCTCCAGAGCCTGAGGCTAGTAACAACACTGGTGGGTTATCGTTTAATATGCCAGGTGTCCAGCTAGCTGGTGCTAATGCTGGTATGTCAGCTCCAGGCGCAGGTTTTGGTCGTGATGGAGATGCAACACCGATAGTTCGTATTGAGCCTAAGTACCCAATACAAGCTGCTCGTGATGGTAAGGAAGGATGGGTAATATTATCTTTCACTATCAATCAAATTGGCGGAGTTGAAGACGTTACGGTTATTGATGCACAGCCTAAGCGTATTTTTGATAAAGAAGCTAAACGTGCTTTACGTAAGTGGAAATACAAACCGAAAGTTGTCGATGGCAAAGCTATGAAACAACCAGGCTTAACGGTACAACTTGACTTTAATATGAGCGGAGGAAATTAA